AAAATGACCTGACCGATGTCGGAAAAACTTTTGGGTGCAGGTTGGCCGCTGATATTGGCCGAAGTTGAAACAATGGGCACATTGGCCTGCTGAATGAGCTTTTCGCAAAACACATCTTTGGCCATACGAATGGCTACTGAGCCGTCATCGCCCATCACTTTTGAAGATACTCCTTTACCGCCGGGGTAAACGATGGTGAGAGGTCGTTTGGCAACGTCCATCAAATCCCACGCAATGGCGGGAACTTCATGTACGTGACGATTAATACGGGCGTCGCGCTCAACCAAAAGAATGAGACCCATTTTATTTCCACGGTTCTTGATGTCCAGAATTTTCTGTACAGCCTCGTCATTGGAAGCGTCGCAGCCAAGACCCCAGATGGTGTCGGTAGGGTAAAGGAGTACCCCCCCCGAGCGCATGCACTCAACGGCTTTTTCTATTTCTTCTTTCATGGTGTTGGGAACTGCTTAGCGTTAATCGTTGTGGCACACTTAAAATGACCTTCCGGACATTGTCCGTGGCCGTGAAGCCCACAGGGTCGGCAATCGAGCTTCTCAGTAGTTTCAATAACATGTGATTGATCGGATACCGGCCCGAAACCAAAATTGGGCACAGTAGAGCAGAAAACTGCCGCAACCGGGGCGTTCATGGCAGAGGCCAGGTGCATGGGGGCAGAATCGTTTACGTAGTTCATAGCAGCATATTTCATCAGGGCCGCCGACTGAAGCAACGATAATTTACCCGCAAGATTCACCACATTGTTCCGTTCGCAGTCTTCCGCAATGCGGTTGCACAAATCGCTGTCCGCCGGGCTGCCCAGCAGATAGATCTTAACCTCTCGGTCAATGGTCTGACACAATTTTACCCACCCCTCTGCGGGGAACTGCTTCGTAAACCAAACCGACGCCGGAGCTACACATACAAAGGGCTGGCTTCTATATTGCCAAATTACTTGCTCGTCCTCAGCCGATACCTGTATTTCGGGTCGCGTAAGAGCTAAGTCGTTAGATACCAGTTCGAGGTTTCGTTCAATTTCGTGTTTGCCGTTACCCACTTCGTGGTTCACTTTTCGCGTGTAGCAAAACGAGAATGGATTCTTGTTGAATCCGACCTTATATCCTGCACCCGAAAACCAGGTGATAAACCCCGAAGTGCCAAACCGATGCAGGTTGAACACGGCGTCGAACTTTAATTTGCGAACCTTGGTGGCGACTTTCAACAGGTTGAGGTACTTGCCCTCTGTTTTGTCCCACACCAGTACCTCTTTCACATGGGGGTGGTGGCGCAAAAGCGACTCATTGCCTTTACGCACCAAAAATGAAATGGCAGCATCAGGATAGCGGCTTTTGAGAGCTGAAAGGATGGGCGTGGCCAATATTACA
This sequence is a window from Cryomorphaceae bacterium. Protein-coding genes within it:
- a CDS encoding threonylcarbamoyl-AMP synthase yields the protein MKEEIEKAVECMRSGGVLLYPTDTIWGLGCDASNDEAVQKILDIKNRGNKMGLILLVERDARINRHVHEVPAIAWDLMDVAKRPLTIVYPGGKGVSSKVMGDDGSVAIRMAKDVFCEKLIQQANVPIVSTSANISGQPAPKSFSDIGQVILDGVDYAVNLRRQETMLPQPSDIIKVALNGEIQVIR
- a CDS encoding glycosyltransferase family 9 protein, with the translated sequence MKNILIIQTAFIGDVILATPILSALKSRYPDAAISFLVRKGNESLLRHHPHVKEVLVWDKTEGKYLNLLKVATKVRKLKFDAVFNLHRFGTSGFITWFSGAGYKVGFNKNPFSFCYTRKVNHEVGNGKHEIERNLELVSNDLALTRPEIQVSAEDEQVIWQYRSQPFVCVAPASVWFTKQFPAEGWVKLCQTIDREVKIYLLGSPADSDLCNRIAEDCERNNVVNLAGKLSLLQSAALMKYAAMNYVNDSAPMHLASAMNAPVAAVFCSTVPNFGFGPVSDQSHVIETTEKLDCRPCGLHGHGQCPEGHFKCATTINAKQFPTP